The following proteins are encoded in a genomic region of Cyclonatronum proteinivorum:
- a CDS encoding phosphatase PAP2 family protein: MHANHHTLAQWISTVFNPLMLVLPLFWLLGRAGHDPGTAQKLLVIAVVFFALLPFGVLLIFLKSKRIESLEIRNRSRRHIPFLVGIVLNIAGFALLMWADGPFGLIQNAAFALLWSSIVASFITLWWKISIHCTAIAIASGYAVWAGVQLFDPAVSVLIGILCLLISGSVVWARITLKAHTPAQTAAGLLFGILVAAISLAFYPV; encoded by the coding sequence TTGCACGCAAACCACCACACCTTAGCCCAATGGATTTCAACGGTGTTTAATCCGCTGATGCTCGTATTGCCGCTGTTTTGGCTGCTGGGGCGTGCCGGGCATGATCCGGGTACTGCCCAAAAGCTGCTGGTGATAGCGGTCGTTTTCTTTGCGTTGCTCCCTTTTGGAGTACTGCTGATTTTCCTGAAATCCAAACGCATTGAATCCCTTGAAATCCGGAATCGGAGCCGAAGGCACATTCCGTTTCTGGTTGGGATAGTGCTCAATATTGCGGGCTTTGCGTTGCTGATGTGGGCTGATGGTCCTTTCGGTCTCATCCAAAATGCGGCTTTTGCCCTGCTTTGGAGTAGTATTGTGGCCTCCTTCATCACCCTTTGGTGGAAAATAAGCATACACTGCACGGCCATCGCAATCGCTTCGGGCTATGCGGTTTGGGCGGGGGTACAGCTGTTTGATCCTGCTGTCTCAGTCCTGATCGGAATCCTGTGCCTGCTGATTAGTGGCAGTGTCGTTTGGGCGCGCATCACCCTAAAAGCGCACACGCCTGCGCAAACCGCTGCCGGACTCCTTTTCGGGATTTTGGTTGCAGCAATTTCTCTCGCATTTTATCCTGTCTGA
- a CDS encoding HNH endonuclease — protein MRPVVKSVKDKTSGHYRPWRKAKIDLVNEIGSFCSYCEKQIDRSSLHIEHIKGQKVRNKEGGLIYDDLKFDWNNFLLACSNCNSIKSNKDIALTNPYLPHQNNLLHFIEITAAGTVGIKANVTESDLIKTKAFIDLVGLDRHPGHPHYAEFGDDRWESRLATIDIANRQLKKYKATPRETDLENIVNLAKGWGFFSVWYYQFYSHPEVLDALINGIATEAKHIIPFKGTHAGSFEAPSFNTIERNPSTQQR, from the coding sequence ATGAGACCTGTTGTAAAGTCAGTGAAAGATAAAACATCCGGTCATTATCGGCCTTGGCGAAAAGCGAAAATCGATCTTGTTAACGAAATCGGTTCTTTTTGTTCGTACTGTGAGAAACAAATAGACCGATCTTCTCTTCACATTGAGCACATAAAAGGTCAAAAGGTGAGAAACAAGGAAGGCGGTCTAATCTATGATGATCTTAAATTTGATTGGAATAATTTTTTATTGGCATGCAGCAATTGTAATAGCATTAAGTCCAACAAAGATATTGCTCTGACAAACCCATATTTGCCTCACCAAAATAACTTACTACACTTCATCGAAATTACAGCAGCTGGTACAGTCGGGATAAAGGCTAATGTGACCGAATCAGATTTAATTAAAACTAAAGCTTTTATTGATTTAGTGGGCTTGGACAGACACCCTGGACATCCGCATTACGCTGAATTTGGTGATGACAGATGGGAAAGCAGGTTAGCGACAATAGATATTGCTAACAGGCAATTGAAGAAGTACAAGGCAACACCCCGGGAAACAGATCTTGAGAACATCGTGAATTTAGCTAAAGGCTGGGGTTTCTTTTCCGTTTGGTATTATCAGTTTTACAGCCATCCGGAAGTGCTTGATGCGCTCATAAATGGCATTGCTACTGAAGCTAAACACATAATTCCATTCAAAGGAACGCATGCTGGTTCATTTGAAGCGCCATCCTTTAATACAATTGAGCGCAATCCTTCAACACAACAGAGATGA
- a CDS encoding AAA family ATPase, translating into MRIDKVKIVNFKGFTDETFELNPRFTVFIGDNAKGKTTVLDALAICAGSFLRGIDVAKHEARGINKREVRVKTIEGQPRPQLPAEIECIGEVNGIYLEEGWKRTVDKLSQKTTTTYVNAKNIESLATEMLQESRKNGGVTFPVIAYHGTGRLWAEHEEKKAVYKKQGEGVALAYTRCLSPKSSSKEFLSWYKTYEDEIRKFGSPKEKSLLESFKKAIISMIPDDHWTDMSYSFKDEDLVGIFRKGDHPERLLFSQLSDGYRNLIGMVADIAYRCIKLNPHLGDDAVSHTPGLVLIDELDLHLHPNWQKRIVSDLKKVFKNIQFVATTHSPFIVQSLKADELINLDEVKGLDHDPDKYSVEEISENEMGVLNVKRSIHFSEMQMRAKEYFDLVKDKASPDEIAKAKRLLDSLRVKYSKDPAYVALLESELPKQ; encoded by the coding sequence ATGAGAATAGACAAAGTCAAAATAGTCAACTTCAAAGGTTTTACAGACGAAACGTTTGAATTAAACCCAAGATTTACGGTCTTTATAGGAGATAATGCAAAGGGTAAGACTACTGTTTTGGACGCGCTTGCAATTTGTGCCGGAAGCTTTCTGCGGGGCATAGATGTTGCTAAACATGAAGCACGGGGAATAAATAAAAGAGAGGTAAGGGTAAAAACGATTGAAGGGCAGCCAAGACCACAGCTTCCGGCAGAAATAGAATGTATTGGGGAAGTAAATGGTATTTATCTGGAAGAAGGATGGAAAAGGACGGTTGACAAACTGAGTCAGAAAACCACAACAACCTATGTAAATGCTAAAAATATTGAGTCTCTGGCTACGGAGATGTTGCAGGAAAGCCGAAAGAACGGGGGCGTTACATTTCCTGTAATTGCATATCATGGTACCGGACGTTTGTGGGCTGAACACGAAGAAAAGAAAGCTGTTTACAAAAAACAGGGGGAAGGTGTAGCGCTTGCCTATACAAGATGCCTTTCTCCGAAATCATCAAGCAAAGAGTTTCTTTCGTGGTACAAAACCTACGAAGACGAAATCAGGAAATTTGGCTCTCCGAAAGAGAAAAGCCTGCTTGAAAGCTTTAAAAAAGCCATTATTTCAATGATTCCCGATGACCATTGGACTGACATGTCCTATAGCTTTAAAGACGAAGATTTAGTCGGCATTTTCAGGAAAGGTGACCATCCGGAGAGGTTGTTATTTAGTCAGTTGAGTGATGGATATCGAAATTTAATCGGTATGGTTGCAGATATCGCTTATCGCTGTATTAAGTTGAATCCTCATTTAGGCGATGATGCTGTAAGCCATACACCCGGTCTTGTTTTAATTGACGAGCTTGACCTTCACCTGCATCCCAACTGGCAAAAAAGAATCGTGTCAGATCTGAAAAAGGTGTTTAAAAACATTCAGTTTGTCGCTACAACGCATTCACCTTTTATTGTTCAAAGTTTGAAGGCAGACGAACTTATTAATCTCGACGAAGTAAAAGGCCTTGATCATGATCCTGATAAGTATAGTGTAGAAGAGATCTCAGAAAATGAAATGGGTGTTCTAAATGTGAAAAGAAGTATCCATTTTTCCGAAATGCAAATGAGAGCTAAGGAATATTTTGATTTAGTAAAAGACAAAGCGTCTCCGGATGAAATAGCAAAAGCAAAGAGGCTGTTGGATAGTCTCAGGGTCAAGTATAGCAAAGACCCGGCTTATGTAGCCCTGTTAGAGTCAGAATTGCCCAAACAATAG